CCGCAAGGGAGGCGCGGGAACAAGCTCGAGCGCAGTTCGTGTCCCAGGGCACAGTTGCCTCGCTAGCCTGCATATGGAAGCTGAGAGACCCGCTCACCGGAGAGCGCCTGCCTCGACCGACCAAAGTGTACCTCGAGTTTCCGACACCCAAGGGCAAGCGCGCACCAACGGGGCGGGCGGCGCTTCGTCAAGTGCAGACGCCTTTGCGCGCATTCGAGAGTCTTGCGGCGCTCTTGGTCACGGTGGTGCCCGACACCGAGCGGCCCGAGTACAAGGTGTGCGTACAACTCGAGACGCCCGGGATCAGGCGCAGAGTCTGGATGGCTTCGATCCGCGGTGAAGATGGTATCTTGGGGGACTTCGAGGAAGAGGAAGTCGGGGCTAACTTCTACCTCCTGCCGCCGCAGGCAGCGTAGCCGACCCCTCGTGTCCGCGTCATGCAGGCAACCCTGGCGGAATCGACGCGTCAACTCCTTAACGCCTACCGGCCCGAAGAAAGGGCTCAAGAGGCCTGCCGGGCCCGCATGCAGCGACGGCTCGAACACCCCGGCAGCGCTTTCGACCGCCGGTGCTTCGCACAGGGGCACTTCACTGCCAGCGCGCTGGTACTCACCCCGAGCTACGATGCGATACTGCTAGTCAAGCACGGCAAGCTCGAGCGCTGGCTGCAGCCTGGGGGCCACGTGGAAGCCCAGGACGCTGACCCGGTTCGGGCGGCTCTACGCGAGGTGCGGGAGGAAGCCGGCATTGCCGACCTCGCCCTGCTCGCAGACGGTATCTTCGACCTCGATATCCATCGGGTACCTGCCCGTGGCACGGAACCCACACACGAGCATTTCGACCTGCGCTTTCTGCTCGTCCCGTGTGTCCCTGTGGACCGCGCCGAGTCTCGACCCGACGCGAGATGGTTTGCGCTAGACGCCCTAGGCGCAACTTCGGACAAGTCGGTGCTGAGAGGTGTGCAGCGTGCCAGGCGCGCGTTGGCCAACAAGAAGCACGACCGAACCGAGGGTTGAGGGTGCCCCCCCGGAACGTCCGCTAACCTGGCCGCGGAGGCGGCGGTGGTGGAATGCTGCGTCGACCGATCGTGCTCAGGGCTACCCGTTCGCCCTGGAACGCCTTGCCGCCCGACGAGAACAAGAACATTAGCAGAGCCATCACGACCTCCTGACTTGACACCGACGCGGGCTCTTTCTGCAAGGCGTGTGCCTCCCAGTACGCTCTGGTGGGCCTGTGCACGGGAATTCCTCGCCACGGGCGTGGCAGGCAGCCGCAATCTGGGAGGCGGCGCTAGTCTCCGCCGATTCGTCAGCTACGAAGGCGGTTTCGTGAGACCTGTGTATCTCTTGCGATGTGGGGCCAGGTAGCCCTTGGGGGCTCATGTGGGAACAGCGACAAACTCGCACCGATAGTGGCCCAATGGTGAAGATGTACCCGTGGCTACGCCCGCAGGCCGGACGAGGCAGGGATCTCACCAGCGACGCACCGCCTGGGAATTATGCCCACCAGCTGTCGAACCGGCGCCGTTTCGAAGCTGTGCCAGGCAAGCATCAGGAACGGAAACTCTGGAATAGTCCGGATGGCTGCAGCTCCGAACGTGCGAGCCAACATGCGCATTCCGATGCGCACTGCGCATTCTGCATCACTCGCCTGAAGGCCCCCAAATCCTACATTCCATAGGCGTCACAGGCGCTACGCCGAATCTTCGTAAGGACAAGCCACACCTGTACCGCCGTGCCCGCAGTAACCCCCGGGGTTCTTGGCTAGATACTGCTGGTGATAGTCTTCAGCGTAGATGAACTCGGAGAGCTTGCGGATCTCGGTGGTGATGGGCCCATGGCCGGCGGCGTCCAAGCGAACCTGGTAGGCGCGCTTGGATCGCTCGCAGGCGTCGACTTGGGCATCCGTCCAGCAATACAGCGCCGAGCGGTACTGGCTACCCACGTCAGGCCCCTGGCGCATCCCCTGCGTGGGATCGTGACCCTCCCAGAACCGACGCACCAGGACCTCGAACGACGTGACTCGAGGATCCCACACTACCAGCACCACTTCGGCGTGACCCGTGCGGCCCGAGCAGACCTCCGCGTAGGTAGGATTCGGCGTGCAGCCTCCAGCGTACCCCACAGCTGTCGTGTGAACGCCGGGGCT
Above is a window of Pseudomonadota bacterium DNA encoding:
- a CDS encoding NUDIX domain-containing protein → MQATLAESTRQLLNAYRPEERAQEACRARMQRRLEHPGSAFDRRCFAQGHFTASALVLTPSYDAILLVKHGKLERWLQPGGHVEAQDADPVRAALREVREEAGIADLALLADGIFDLDIHRVPARGTEPTHEHFDLRFLLVPCVPVDRAESRPDARWFALDALGATSDKSVLRGVQRARRALANKKHDRTEG
- the msrA gene encoding peptide-methionine (S)-S-oxide reductase MsrA; this encodes MTRGKEQALPGRSARVRVPPLHHVKRTPLEPPFEGMDRAMFGMGCFWGAELMFWQSPGVHTTAVGYAGGCTPNPTYAEVCSGRTGHAEVVLVVWDPRVTSFEVLVRRFWEGHDPTQGMRQGPDVGSQYRSALYCWTDAQVDACERSKRAYQVRLDAAGHGPITTEIRKLSEFIYAEDYHQQYLAKNPGGYCGHGGTGVACPYEDSA